In Triticum aestivum cultivar Chinese Spring chromosome 5B, IWGSC CS RefSeq v2.1, whole genome shotgun sequence, the following proteins share a genomic window:
- the LOC123115577 gene encoding tricetin 3',4',5'-O-trimethyltransferase-like, which yields MADDREAFMYALQLSLAPIVPMTLKSAVELGMLEILVGAGGKMLSPWEVAAQLPSANPCAPATLDRMLRLLASYNIVSCEVQQGKDGLLARRYGAAPVCKWLTPDKDGASLGPLVLLNDKILMETWYHLKDTVLDGGQPFDRAYGMTLFDYQAVDPRFNGVFNVAMKSHSTFIIRNLLQFYRGFDDDAVSTLVDVGGGLGATLHAITSRYPHIKGVNFDLPHVISQAPSFTRVQHVSGDMFDKVPSGDAILMKWILHDWTDEHCTKLLRNCYDALPGHGKVVVVDCVLPDKPDDTPEVKTMFELDILMLMQTPGGKERCLKEFQELARTAGFVSVNATHICSSAWVVELMK from the coding sequence ATGGCGGACGACAGGGAGGCCTTCATGTACGCGTTGCAGCTCTCATTGGCGCCTATCGTGCCAATGACACTCAAGAGCGCGGTGGAGCTGGGCATGCTAGAGATCCTTGTCGGCGCCGGTGGGAAGATGCTGTCGCCGTGGGAGGTGGCCGCGCAGCTGCCGTCGGCTAACCCGTGCGCCCCGGCTACGCTGGACCGCATGCTGCGGCTGCTGGCGTCGTACAACATCGTGTCATGCGAAGTGCAGCAAGGCAAGGACGGCCTGCTTGCCCGCCGGTACGGCGCCGCACCGGTGTGCAAGTGGCTCACCCCTGACAAGGACGGCGCTTCCCTAGGCCCGCTCGTCCTCCTGAACGACAAGATCCTTATGGAGACCTGGTATCATCTCAAGGACACGGTCCTGGACGGTGGCCAACCCTTCGACAGGGCATACGGAATGACGCTGTTCGATTACCAGGCCGTGGATCCGCGATTCAACGGCGTGTTTAATGTGGCCATGAAAAGCCACTCCACCTTCATCATCAGGAACCTCCTCCAGTTCTACAGGGGCTTTGATGATGATGCCGTCAGTACACTTGTCGATGTCGGTGGCGGCCTCGGCGCCACCCTCCACGCCATCACTTCCAGGTACCCGCACATCAAGGGGGTAAACTTCGACCTCCCCCACGTCATCTCCCAAGCGCCTTCTTTCACACGCGTGCAGCATGTGAGCGGCGACATGTTCGACAAGGTGCCCTCTGGGGACGCCATCCTCATGAAGTGGATACTCCATGATTGGACCGACGAGCACTGCACCAAGCTTCTGAGGAACTGCTACGATGCACTGCCTGGGCACGGCAAGGTGGTCGTCGTGGACTGCGTCCTGCCGGACAAACCGGATGACACGCCCGAGGTGAAGACGATGTTCGAGCTGGATATTCTCATGCTCATGCAGACGCCCGGCGGCAAGGAGAGGTGTCTGAAGGAGTTCCAAGAGCTGGCCAGGACCGCCGGTTTTGTCAGCGTCAACGCCACCCACATCTGCAGCAGCGCCTGGGTCGTTGAGCTGATGAAGTAA